From one Macrobrachium rosenbergii isolate ZJJX-2024 chromosome 52, ASM4041242v1, whole genome shotgun sequence genomic stretch:
- the LOC136833849 gene encoding uncharacterized protein, which yields MESLLEQSNLGSIHWRQKYDYFTNEDGEPRERKLGKGTSSEKAQEERSDKSGDRRWFDGTRSLRNLDQNHQLKKKKKKKKKKKKKKKKKKKKKKKKKKKEKKNLGAIREMEICCNENTSPCGEDGEKKKKRK from the exons ATGGAATCATTGCTCGAGCAGTCGAATCTTGGTTCCATCCATTGGCGTCAAAAGTATGATTACTTCACGAATGAAGATGGAGAGCCGCGGGAGAGGAAGTTGGGAAAAGGTACGTCGAGTGAGAAGGCGCAGGAGGAGAGATCAGACAAATCCGGAGATCGAAGGTGGTTCGACGGGACGAGAAGCTTAAGAA ATCTTGATCAAAATCACCAgctcaaaaagaagaagaagaagaagaagaagaagaagaagaagaagaagaagaagaagaagaagaagaagaagaagaagaagaaggaaaaaaagaatctTGGAGCCATTAGGGAAATGGAAATTTGCTGCAACGAAAACACTTCGCCGTGTGGCGAAGAtggcgaaaagaaaaaaaagagaaaataa